One window from the genome of Mycolicibacterium gadium encodes:
- the gcvP gene encoding aminomethyl-transferring glycine dehydrogenase, with protein sequence MSDSENFAFAARHIGPDADAVATMLATIGVGSLDELAKKALPAGILDSLDTAQVAPGLDQLPPAATEDEALAELRALADTNTVAVSMIGQGYFDTLTPPVLRRNILENPAWYTAYTPYQPEISQGRLEALLNFQTMVCDLTGLEVANASMLDEGTAAAEAMTLMHRAVRGSSNRLVVDVDVYRQTAAVLATRAEPLGIEIVQADLTQGLPEGAFFGVIAQLPGASGAIVDWSEMVTQAHDRGALVAVGADLLAMTLTTPPGEIGADVAFGTTQRFGVPMGFGGPHAGYLAVHAKHARQLPGRLVGVSLDVDGAPAYRLALQTREQHIRRDKATSNICTAQVLLAVIAAMYASYHGADGLSAIARRVHGRARAIAAGLTAGGVEVVHRAFFDTVLARVPGRAAEIRDAAKAHGVNVWLVDDDHVSVSCDEATTTQHVDAVLSAFGAAAGRAFEGPDIATRTSEFLTHPAFTKYRTETEMMRYLRSLADKDIALDRSMIPLGSCTMKLNAAAEMEPITWPEFARQHPFAPLSDAPGLRKLIADLETWLVAITGYDAVSLQPNAGSQGEYAGLLAIQAYHAERGQPDRDVCLIPSSAHGTNAASAALVGMRVVVVACRANGDVDLDDLRAKVNEHADRLSALMITYPSTHGVFEHDIADICAAVHDAGGQVYVDGANLNALVGLARPGRFGGDVSHLNLHKTFCIPHGGGGPGVGPVAVRSHLAKYLPGHPLADELPDKYAVSAAPYGSASILPISWAYIRMMGAGGLRAASLTAIASANYIARRLGEHYPVLYTGENGMVAHECILDLRTITKETGVTVDDVAKRLADYGFHAPTMSFPVAGTLMVEPTESESLAEVDAFCEAMIAIRGEIDAVAVGTWPVDDNPMRGAPHTAECLLVSDWDHPYTREQAAYPLGKNYRPKVWPPVRRIDGAYGDRNLMCSCPPVEAFA encoded by the coding sequence GTGTCCGACTCCGAGAACTTCGCCTTCGCCGCACGTCACATCGGACCTGATGCTGACGCCGTTGCCACCATGCTCGCGACCATCGGCGTGGGCTCGTTGGACGAACTCGCCAAGAAGGCGCTGCCGGCCGGCATTCTCGACTCGCTGGATACAGCCCAGGTGGCACCGGGACTGGATCAGCTGCCGCCGGCCGCCACCGAGGACGAAGCGCTGGCAGAACTGCGCGCGCTCGCCGATACCAACACCGTCGCGGTGTCGATGATCGGGCAGGGCTACTTCGACACCCTCACGCCACCGGTGTTGCGCCGCAACATACTTGAGAACCCAGCGTGGTACACCGCCTACACGCCTTACCAGCCGGAGATCAGCCAGGGCCGGCTCGAAGCGCTGCTGAACTTCCAGACCATGGTCTGCGACCTCACCGGACTCGAGGTCGCCAACGCCTCGATGCTCGACGAGGGCACCGCGGCCGCCGAGGCGATGACCCTGATGCACCGCGCGGTCCGCGGATCGTCGAACCGGCTGGTCGTCGACGTCGACGTGTACCGGCAGACCGCCGCCGTATTGGCCACCCGTGCCGAGCCGCTTGGCATCGAGATCGTGCAGGCCGACCTCACGCAGGGCCTGCCGGAGGGTGCGTTCTTCGGAGTCATCGCGCAGCTGCCGGGGGCCAGCGGCGCGATCGTCGACTGGAGCGAGATGGTGACACAGGCGCATGACCGCGGCGCGCTCGTCGCCGTCGGCGCCGACCTACTCGCCATGACGCTCACCACACCGCCCGGTGAAATCGGAGCCGATGTCGCCTTCGGCACCACCCAGAGATTCGGTGTCCCAATGGGATTCGGCGGACCGCACGCAGGGTATCTCGCAGTGCACGCCAAGCACGCCAGGCAACTTCCCGGCCGCCTGGTCGGAGTCTCGCTCGACGTCGACGGCGCACCGGCGTACCGGTTGGCGCTGCAGACCCGCGAACAGCACATCCGGCGCGACAAGGCCACCAGCAACATCTGCACTGCACAGGTGCTGCTCGCGGTGATCGCGGCGATGTACGCGAGCTATCACGGCGCGGACGGATTGTCGGCGATCGCGCGGCGGGTGCACGGGCGTGCCCGCGCGATCGCCGCGGGGTTGACCGCTGGCGGTGTGGAGGTCGTACACCGCGCGTTCTTCGACACCGTGCTCGCGCGGGTTCCCGGCAGGGCGGCGGAGATCCGCGACGCCGCGAAGGCCCACGGTGTCAACGTCTGGTTGGTCGACGACGACCACGTGTCGGTGTCCTGCGACGAGGCCACCACCACGCAACACGTCGACGCCGTGCTGTCGGCTTTCGGAGCCGCGGCCGGTCGCGCGTTCGAGGGACCGGACATCGCGACCCGCACCTCGGAGTTCCTGACCCATCCCGCGTTCACGAAGTATCGCACCGAGACGGAAATGATGCGATATCTGCGGTCGCTGGCTGACAAGGATATTGCGTTGGACCGCAGCATGATTCCGCTGGGATCGTGCACGATGAAGCTGAACGCGGCCGCGGAGATGGAGCCCATCACGTGGCCGGAGTTCGCGCGCCAGCATCCGTTCGCCCCGCTATCGGACGCACCCGGGCTGCGAAAGCTGATCGCCGACCTCGAGACGTGGTTGGTCGCGATCACCGGCTACGACGCGGTGTCTTTGCAGCCCAATGCCGGATCGCAGGGAGAGTACGCCGGACTGCTGGCGATCCAGGCGTATCACGCCGAGCGCGGCCAACCCGACCGTGACGTGTGCCTCATCCCGTCGAGCGCGCACGGCACCAATGCCGCATCGGCGGCGCTCGTGGGGATGCGGGTCGTCGTGGTGGCGTGCCGGGCGAACGGCGACGTCGACCTCGATGATCTGCGCGCGAAGGTGAACGAACATGCGGATCGGTTGTCCGCGTTGATGATCACCTATCCGTCGACGCACGGTGTGTTCGAGCACGACATCGCCGACATCTGCGCCGCCGTGCACGACGCCGGCGGTCAGGTGTACGTCGACGGCGCCAACCTGAACGCGCTCGTCGGCCTCGCTCGGCCCGGCCGGTTCGGTGGCGACGTCAGCCACCTCAATCTGCACAAGACATTCTGCATTCCGCACGGCGGCGGGGGCCCAGGCGTCGGACCGGTCGCGGTGCGCTCCCACCTGGCCAAGTACCTGCCCGGCCATCCGTTGGCCGACGAACTACCGGACAAATATGCGGTGTCCGCTGCGCCGTATGGTTCGGCGTCGATCCTGCCGATCAGCTGGGCCTATATCCGGATGATGGGCGCCGGCGGTCTCCGTGCCGCGTCGCTGACCGCGATCGCTTCGGCCAACTACATCGCCCGTCGACTCGGCGAGCATTACCCCGTCCTCTACACCGGCGAGAACGGCATGGTCGCGCACGAGTGCATCCTCGATCTGCGAACCATCACCAAGGAGACGGGCGTCACCGTCGACGATGTGGCGAAACGGCTGGCGGACTACGGCTTCCACGCACCGACTATGAGCTTCCCGGTGGCGGGAACATTGATGGTCGAGCCGACGGAAAGCGAGAGCCTGGCCGAGGTCGACGCGTTCTGCGAGGCGATGATCGCGATCCGTGGCGAGATCGATGCCGTCGCCGTCGGCACCTGGCCGGTGGACGACAACCCGATGCGCGGTGCGCCACACACCGCAGAATGCCTGTTGGTGTCCGACTGGGACCATCCCTACACCCGGGAGCAGGCGGCCTACCCGCTGGGCAAGAACTACCGCCCGAAGGTGTGGCCGCCGGTACGTCGCATCGACGGCGCGTACGGCGACCGCAACCTCATGTGCTCATGCCCGCCGGTGGAGGCGTTCGCCTAG
- a CDS encoding haloalkane dehalogenase yields the protein MTSAEGSKLPSEFTPDPELYPFSPRWFDSSRGRVHYIDEGAGPVIVFFHGNPTWSFLYRNIIAGLRDRFRCIAPDYLGFGLSERPSKFTYRIDEHASVMGELVDHLELDQYLSMGQDWGGPISMAVGTDRADRVRGVVLGNTWFWPTSELSTKIFSLVMGSPPMQWAITKQNFFVERLIPAGTSTSLDDAVMEHYRGVQPTPKDRAGVARMPKEILAARPLLERLSRDVPAKLGSKPALFVWGMKDFAFRPGPNLPRMREAFPDHVVVELAEANHFMQEDAPGQIAEAIIDRFT from the coding sequence ATGACGTCTGCGGAGGGATCGAAATTGCCGAGCGAGTTCACACCTGACCCTGAGCTGTACCCGTTCTCTCCGCGATGGTTCGACAGTTCACGCGGCCGGGTGCACTACATCGATGAAGGCGCCGGTCCGGTGATCGTGTTCTTTCACGGCAATCCGACATGGAGTTTCCTCTACCGCAACATCATCGCCGGGCTGCGCGATCGGTTCCGGTGCATCGCGCCCGACTACCTCGGCTTCGGGCTCTCCGAGCGCCCGTCGAAGTTCACGTATCGAATCGACGAGCACGCTTCCGTGATGGGTGAGCTCGTCGACCACCTCGAACTCGATCAGTATCTGAGCATGGGCCAGGACTGGGGCGGACCGATCAGCATGGCCGTCGGCACCGACCGCGCCGATCGGGTGCGCGGTGTCGTGCTCGGCAACACCTGGTTCTGGCCCACCTCCGAGTTGTCCACGAAAATTTTCAGCCTGGTGATGGGCTCTCCGCCGATGCAGTGGGCGATCACCAAGCAGAACTTCTTCGTGGAGCGGCTGATTCCGGCGGGCACGAGCACATCATTGGACGACGCGGTGATGGAGCACTACCGCGGGGTCCAGCCGACGCCAAAGGATCGTGCCGGGGTGGCGCGCATGCCGAAGGAGATCCTGGCGGCCCGTCCGCTGCTCGAAAGGCTCAGCCGCGACGTGCCCGCCAAACTCGGATCGAAACCGGCGCTGTTCGTCTGGGGCATGAAGGATTTCGCGTTCCGGCCCGGACCGAACCTTCCGCGCATGCGCGAGGCATTCCCCGATCACGTCGTCGTGGAGTTGGCCGAGGCCAACCACTTCATGCAGGAGGACGCACCGGGGCAGATCGCCGAGGCGATCATCGACCGCTTCACCTGA